One Halolamina litorea genomic window carries:
- a CDS encoding adenylosuccinate synthase, with the protein MTVTIVGAQLGDEGKGALVDRWGEAADTVVRYQGGDNAGHTVVEDGDEYKLSLVPSGCVRGKTGVLGNGCVVNPRTLFDEIETLREQGLDPDVRVAKRAHVIMPYHRVFDNIEEADKADSDMKVGTTGRGIGPTYEDKAGRRGVRIGDLLDTDVLRQRLEYTVAQKRAIAENVFGVEVGAEFDVDELVAEFADYGRRLEENGMLVEAGDFLYEQHEAGGNLLFEGAQGTSIDIDHGNYPNVTSSNPTAGGAAVGSGVGPGVVGSGEIVGIVKAYLSRVGEGPLPTEMDEGEAALADEIREKGGEFGTVTGRPRRIGWLDVPMLRHAARRSSFTGLAVNHVDVLAGLEELKVCHSYDLDGETRTTMPATTEEWARCEPNFREFETWAEQDWSAVAADGYDALPAACRDYLEYLEGELGAPVYAVGVGPDRDQTVERQTPW; encoded by the coding sequence ATGACCGTCACAATCGTCGGGGCTCAACTCGGCGACGAAGGCAAGGGCGCACTCGTCGACCGCTGGGGAGAGGCGGCCGACACCGTCGTGCGGTATCAGGGTGGAGACAACGCCGGCCACACCGTCGTCGAGGACGGCGACGAGTACAAACTCTCGCTGGTGCCCAGCGGCTGTGTCCGGGGCAAGACCGGCGTGCTCGGGAACGGCTGTGTCGTCAACCCCCGAACGCTGTTCGACGAGATCGAGACACTCCGCGAGCAGGGCCTCGACCCCGACGTGCGCGTCGCCAAGCGCGCCCACGTCATCATGCCGTACCACCGCGTGTTCGACAACATCGAGGAGGCCGACAAGGCGGACTCCGACATGAAGGTCGGCACCACCGGCCGCGGCATCGGCCCGACCTACGAGGACAAGGCCGGCCGTCGCGGCGTCCGGATCGGCGACCTGCTCGATACGGACGTGCTCCGCCAGCGACTCGAGTACACCGTCGCCCAGAAGCGCGCCATCGCCGAGAACGTGTTCGGCGTCGAGGTCGGCGCCGAGTTCGACGTGGACGAACTCGTCGCTGAGTTCGCCGACTACGGCCGCCGCCTCGAGGAGAACGGTATGCTCGTCGAGGCCGGCGACTTCCTCTACGAGCAGCACGAGGCCGGCGGGAACCTCCTGTTCGAGGGCGCGCAGGGAACCAGCATCGACATCGACCACGGGAACTACCCCAACGTCACCTCCTCGAACCCGACAGCCGGCGGCGCCGCCGTCGGCTCCGGCGTCGGTCCCGGCGTCGTGGGCTCCGGCGAGATCGTCGGCATCGTGAAGGCGTACCTCTCCCGCGTGGGCGAGGGGCCGCTCCCGACCGAGATGGACGAGGGCGAGGCCGCCCTCGCCGACGAGATCCGCGAGAAGGGCGGGGAGTTCGGCACCGTCACCGGCCGCCCGCGCCGGATCGGCTGGCTCGACGTGCCGATGCTCCGCCACGCGGCGCGCCGGTCGTCGTTCACCGGTCTGGCCGTGAACCACGTCGACGTGCTCGCGGGCCTCGAGGAACTGAAGGTCTGTCACAGCTACGACCTCGACGGCGAGACCCGCACCACGATGCCCGCGACGACCGAGGAGTGGGCGCGCTGTGAGCCGAACTTCCGGGAGTTCGAGACCTGGGCCGAGCAGGACTGGAGCGCCGTCGCCGCCGACGGCTACGACGCACTGCCCGCCGCCTGCCGTGACTACCTCGAGTACCTCGAAGGCGAACTCGGCGCCCCGGTGTACGCCGTCGGCGTCGGCCCCGACCGCGACCAGACCGTCGAGCGACAGACCCCCTGGTAA
- a CDS encoding DUF7527 domain-containing protein, translating to MERNTVERVTEWDSEPFSDGYAGLRDLADREFTGAVTDGTAWLFMLNGRVLGSFEGDLSRFEDADGTAFAAPDRSLPLLFAMQETGGEERGEYYTEQTPLSEVDGTLTSGNFTGYVELSENVLSGDYYLVYYGGRRMAVAFVGNQERRLTGDEAFERAADEVGIYRVTTVGLDIEDIPEPEPTPTPTATDPDPTATDSEPPTTDDEQSPQDTGSAADDPDPAAETAASGRSARAETESDTQPTDRRSERTTEPDTPPDRAEAASTVDEPAASTADSSSGSWTDREVNTAADPEPEPEPEPEPASAEPASAEPSTDQFESEAEWRGTTTIPALDPSESVTMTAEPPAEESDAAPAEPTTQPSPAVEELRAERDQLQERVSELEAETERLGGERDRLAQERDEATSRADDLEAEIDELQETIDRLEAQLRTAEEELSAAEEYVPEGDHELSPEAAMEGTSLFVRYERKGGPTLEDAQRGDAGRDAVTDNLRLEHHTEFEDDGAVVDGRPFEEWLHDTIEYGFVVWLTQSFIHDIRETRNQTAMGTLFEAIPAIDRVEFRGTVDLGEEAEEESAAFDVVLRDRMGSPLLVTDLNDSREPATEPMLESLIRNATPVAEATEELSAAFFVTSSYYEPGALETAQDATGGGFLNRGRQKSFVKLSRKEGYHLCLIETRDGEFHVSVPEL from the coding sequence ATGGAGCGTAACACGGTCGAACGGGTGACCGAGTGGGACTCGGAGCCGTTCAGTGACGGGTACGCGGGACTGCGCGACCTCGCTGACCGGGAGTTCACCGGCGCGGTCACCGACGGCACGGCGTGGCTGTTCATGCTCAACGGCCGGGTGCTTGGGTCCTTCGAGGGGGACCTCTCCCGGTTCGAGGACGCCGACGGCACCGCCTTCGCCGCGCCCGACCGGTCGCTCCCGCTGCTGTTCGCGATGCAGGAGACCGGCGGCGAGGAACGCGGCGAGTACTACACCGAGCAGACGCCGCTCTCGGAGGTCGACGGCACGCTCACCTCGGGGAACTTCACCGGCTACGTGGAGCTCTCGGAGAACGTCCTCTCGGGGGACTACTACCTCGTCTACTACGGCGGCCGGCGGATGGCCGTCGCCTTCGTCGGCAACCAGGAGCGCCGGCTCACCGGCGACGAGGCGTTCGAGCGCGCGGCCGACGAGGTCGGTATCTACCGCGTCACCACCGTCGGGCTGGACATCGAGGACATACCGGAGCCGGAGCCGACCCCCACCCCGACAGCGACCGATCCTGACCCGACCGCGACCGATTCAGAGCCACCCACGACCGACGACGAGCAGTCGCCGCAGGACACCGGCTCGGCCGCTGACGACCCCGACCCGGCCGCGGAGACGGCGGCCAGCGGTCGCTCGGCGCGCGCCGAAACCGAGTCCGACACCCAGCCCACCGACCGGCGTTCGGAACGGACGACTGAACCGGACACGCCGCCTGACCGCGCCGAGGCGGCGTCGACGGTCGACGAGCCAGCGGCGTCGACGGCCGACAGTTCTTCGGGTAGCTGGACGGACCGAGAGGTCAACACGGCGGCCGACCCCGAGCCGGAACCGGAACCGGAGCCGGAGCCGGCCTCCGCGGAGCCGGCCTCCGCGGAGCCGTCGACGGATCAGTTCGAGTCCGAGGCCGAGTGGCGCGGGACGACGACGATTCCCGCACTCGACCCCTCGGAGTCCGTGACGATGACCGCCGAGCCACCGGCCGAGGAGTCAGACGCCGCTCCGGCGGAGCCGACGACACAGCCGTCCCCGGCCGTCGAGGAACTCCGGGCGGAACGCGACCAACTCCAAGAGCGGGTCTCGGAACTGGAGGCCGAGACCGAACGCCTCGGTGGCGAGCGCGACCGACTGGCGCAGGAACGTGACGAGGCGACGTCCCGGGCCGACGACCTCGAAGCCGAGATCGACGAGCTACAGGAGACGATCGACCGCCTCGAAGCGCAACTTCGGACCGCCGAGGAGGAGCTATCGGCCGCCGAGGAGTACGTCCCGGAGGGTGATCACGAACTCTCCCCCGAGGCGGCGATGGAGGGGACGAGCCTGTTCGTCCGGTACGAGCGCAAGGGCGGTCCGACGCTCGAAGACGCCCAACGTGGGGACGCCGGCCGCGACGCCGTCACCGACAACCTCCGGCTGGAACACCACACCGAGTTCGAGGACGACGGCGCCGTCGTCGACGGCCGCCCCTTCGAGGAGTGGCTCCACGACACCATCGAGTACGGGTTCGTCGTGTGGCTGACCCAGTCGTTCATCCACGACATCCGCGAGACGCGGAACCAGACCGCGATGGGGACGCTGTTCGAAGCGATCCCGGCCATCGACCGCGTGGAGTTCCGCGGCACGGTCGACCTCGGCGAGGAGGCCGAGGAGGAGAGCGCCGCCTTCGACGTGGTGCTCCGGGACCGGATGGGCAGCCCCCTGCTGGTCACCGACCTCAACGACTCCCGGGAGCCGGCAACCGAACCCATGCTCGAGTCGCTGATTCGGAACGCGACGCCGGTCGCCGAAGCCACCGAGGAGCTATCGGCCGCGTTCTTCGTCACGAGCAGCTACTACGAACCGGGCGCACTGGAGACCGCCCAGGACGCCACCGGCGGCGGCTTCCTGAACCGTGGCCGCCAGAAGAGCTTCGTGAAACTATCGCGCAAGGAGGGCTATCACCTCTGTCTGATCGAAACCCGCGACGGGGAGTTCCACGTGAGCGTCCCGGAGCTGTAA
- a CDS encoding DNA-binding protein, which produces MAADAGTRCRYCGRRFPTERLLALHHGSSHTHEVTDDEWEAVVAAREAEADELRRVRIRMLLALTLCYFGFLLLYATR; this is translated from the coding sequence ATGGCTGCGGATGCGGGCACCCGCTGTCGCTACTGTGGCCGGCGGTTCCCCACGGAGCGCCTCCTGGCGCTGCACCACGGCAGTAGCCACACCCACGAGGTGACTGACGACGAGTGGGAGGCCGTCGTCGCGGCCCGCGAGGCCGAGGCCGACGAACTTCGGCGGGTGCGCATCCGGATGCTGCTCGCGCTGACGCTCTGTTACTTCGGCTTCCTGCTGCTGTACGCGACGCGGTGA